One window of the Dendropsophus ebraccatus isolate aDenEbr1 chromosome 12, aDenEbr1.pat, whole genome shotgun sequence genome contains the following:
- the LOC138768783 gene encoding chemerin-like receptor 1, with protein NSDSEKEILKISITLYSIICTLGIIGNGLVIWIAGFRMKKTVSAVWFLNLAIADFLCCASLSLRIVNGVSVSLWTTIISCILSIFLFLLNISASVLLLTAMSIDRWVSVIWPIWVKINRTRKLVIVTAVCIWCLSALWTVFVFMYHLNHSLNINEWCFNIDRSYYGYPNFQTIILIRLFTMFVIPFLIILTSYVTIFFKLIYSKRPQRSQRPYRIITAVILCFFICWCPYYIWPLTPMYHQIAFEAFLVDLVITTLACLNSCLNPIIYVFMTPDIKQGFFRSIPSRLKRTLNDQPTDLQREF; from the exons AATTCTGATTCAGAAAAAGAAATCTTG AAGATATCAATTACTTTATACAGCATCATTTGCACCCTTGGGATTATCGGTAATGGATTGGTCATCTGGATTGCCGGATTCAGGATGAAGAAGACAGTCAGTGCCGTGTGGTTCCTCAATCTGGCCATTGCGGACTTCCTCTGCTGTGCTTCTCTTTCTTTGCGAATTGTAAATGGAGTTAGCGTTTCTCTATGGACAACAATAATATCTTGTATATTGAgcatttttcttttccttctaaaTATTAGTGCCAGTGTTCTTCTGTTGACAGCTATGAGTATTGATCGCTGGGTATCGGTCATATGGCCAATTTGGGTTAAGATTAATAGGACACGTAAACTAGTGATAGTCACAGCTGTATGCATCTGGTGTCTGAGTGCGCTCTGGACTGTTTTCGTGTTTATGTATCATTTGAATCATTCATTGAATATTAATGAATGGTGTTTCAATATAGATAGGTCATATTATGGTTATCCTAATTTTCAGACTATTATTCTAATACGGTTATTTACAATGTTTGTCATCCCTTTTCTCATCATCTTGACCAGTTACGTCACCATTTTCTTCAAACTTATATATAGTAAGAGACCCCAGAGATCCCAGAGGCCGTACAGGATCATCACCGCTGTTATATTGTGTTTCTTTATCTGCTGGTGTCCATATTACATCTGGCCGCTGACACCCATGTATCATCAGATTGCCTTTGAAGCCTTTTTAGTTGACCTTGTTATCACTACCCTGGCTTGCCTTAATAGTTGTCTGAACCCAATCATTTATGTTTTTATGACTCCGGACATTAAACAAGGTTTCTTCAGATCAATCCCCTCCAGACTCAAAAGGACCTTAAACGACCAACCTACTGACCTACAAAGGGAATTCTAA
- the LOC138768784 gene encoding chemerin-like receptor 1, producing MDLNQTLCNMTLDCNNWSRDEDNVHSYGLYILFSKGSSTLYFIIFVLGIIGNGLVIWIAGFRMKKTVSAVWFLNLAIADFLCCASLPLRIGLFYFRYLNIDICCFLIIILYNLNMSASVLLLAAMSFDRCISVMWPFWAKVHRTCKLVRITAAIIWILSFILTVLVFYMYMFHLYDLSEWCVVLGQGGHVSNMKQPTKLIRLVLMFVVPFLIIFISYVTIFFKLRNSRRPQRSQRPYRIITAVILCFFICWCPYYIWPLTPMYDGSEIPFFTVHLIVVILASLNSCINPIIYVFMSPDFKRGFFRSIPSRLVRALGEQNDGDMEGEGVPHINMETP from the exons ATGGATTTAAACCAGACCCTATGTAACATGACTCTGGATTGCAACAACTG GTCAAGGGATGAAGATAATGTACACTCGTACGGCCTTTATATTCTCTTCTCCAAAGGATCATCGACTTTATACTTCATCATTTTTGTTCTTGGGATTATCGGTAACGGATTGGTCATTTGGATTGCCGGATTCAGGATGAAGAAGACAGTCAGTGCCGTGTGGTTCCTCAATCTGGCCATTGCGGACTTCCTATGCTGTGCATCTCTTCCTCTGAGAATTGGACTTTTTTACTTTCGTTACCTAAATATAGATATATGTTGCTTTTTGATTATCATTTTGTACAATCTTAACATGAGCGCCAGTGTTCTTCTCTTGGCCGCCATGAGTTTTGACCGCTGTATATCTGTCATGTGGCCATTTTGGGCTAAAGTTCATAGAACATGTAAACTCGTGAGAATCACTGCCGCTATCATTTGGATATTGAGTTTCATCTTGACCGTTTTAGTGTTTTACATGTATATGTTTCATTTGTATGATTTATCTGAATGGTGCGTAGTGCTTGGCCAAGGTGGCCATGTCAGTAACATGAAACAACCCACCAAACTGATCAGGTTAGTTCTAATGTTTGTCGTCCCTTTTCTCATCATCTTCATCAGTTATGTCACCATTTTCTTCAAGCTTAGAAATAGTAGGAGACCCCAGAGATCCCAGAGGCCGTACAGGATCATCACCGCTGTTATATTGTGTTTCTTTATCTGCTGGTGTCCATATTACATCTGGCCGCTAACACCCATGTATGATGGAAGTGAGATCCCTTTCTTTACAGTACATCTTATTGTTGTTATTCTTGCCAGTTTGAACAGTTGCATCAATCCAATCATTTACGTATTTATGAGTCCGGACTTTAAGCGCGGTTTCTTCAGATCCATCCCCTCCAGACTTGTAAGAGCCTTAGGGGAACAGAATGATGGAGATATGGAAGGAGAGGGGGTACCACATATCAACATGGAAACCCCTTAG